A single genomic interval of Synechococcus sp. UW179A harbors:
- a CDS encoding DNA-processing protein DprA: MRQLCSAAANAPQGFQELWSCSLPTLQKQFGWPAAVMSSLERYRSSLGLKPCIKVPINVLLPCDPEWPACFERLERPPLSIHWRGSQDLLSLLSMQQAVAVVGTRRPSSHGLRMADNLGRALAQAHWPVVSGLAEGVDAAAHRACLEAGGCPVAVLGTPLHRVYPPEHRRLQQEVARAGLLITELRDSERVLRSSFALRNRLLVAVAKAVVVVECPENSGALHTAAVARSLGIPVWVVPGDALRESSQGSNALLQSGALPLIKAQALIHHLGPGPCGSCLEESHASALKSNKLLRISSVQTRLLKLVDDDSSFDEMVHALQSKPERVAAELLKLELDGLVVAQPGLRWRSL, translated from the coding sequence ATGCGCCAGCTCTGTTCGGCTGCCGCTAATGCCCCTCAGGGGTTTCAGGAACTCTGGAGCTGCTCTCTCCCCACATTGCAGAAGCAGTTCGGATGGCCGGCCGCGGTGATGTCTTCGCTCGAGCGTTATCGATCAAGCCTCGGCCTGAAGCCTTGCATCAAGGTTCCCATCAATGTTCTGTTGCCTTGTGATCCTGAGTGGCCCGCTTGCTTTGAAAGGCTGGAGCGCCCGCCGCTGTCGATTCATTGGCGTGGCAGTCAAGATCTTTTGTCGTTGCTCTCGATGCAGCAGGCGGTTGCCGTGGTGGGTACGAGAAGGCCTTCCAGTCACGGCCTGCGAATGGCGGACAATCTGGGTCGAGCCCTTGCCCAGGCTCACTGGCCTGTGGTCAGCGGTCTTGCTGAGGGCGTTGACGCAGCTGCTCACCGAGCCTGTCTTGAGGCTGGTGGCTGTCCCGTTGCTGTTCTTGGAACTCCCCTGCATCGCGTTTATCCACCTGAGCATCGCCGCTTGCAGCAGGAGGTCGCGCGGGCTGGGCTACTAATCACTGAGCTCCGCGATTCGGAAAGGGTCCTCCGATCCAGTTTTGCTTTGCGCAATCGCTTGCTCGTCGCTGTTGCCAAAGCTGTAGTGGTGGTGGAATGTCCTGAGAACAGTGGAGCGCTGCATACGGCAGCGGTGGCGCGTTCTTTGGGCATCCCAGTTTGGGTGGTTCCAGGTGATGCGCTGCGTGAATCGTCTCAAGGCAGCAATGCGCTGCTTCAGTCGGGGGCACTGCCGCTGATCAAGGCCCAGGCTTTGATTCATCACCTGGGACCAGGCCCTTGTGGTTCCTGTCTTGAGGAGAGTCATGCTTCCGCCTTGAAGTCAAACAAGCTTCTAAGAATCAGTTCTGTGCAGACACGTTTGCTCAAGCTGGTGGATGACGATTCCAGCTTTGATGAGATGGTGCATGCGTTGCAATCCAAGCCTGAGCGTGTCGCTGCGGAGCTGTTGAAACTTGAGCTGGATGGTTTGGTGGTGGCGCAGCCAGGACTGCGGTGGCGCTCGCTTTAG
- a CDS encoding thioesterase family protein, which yields MLNESVTRVPWRLHKRVLPQHTDHGGVMWHGAYVGWLEEARVEALSATSYPYNKMASAGLEMPVVQLQIRYREALMLGDEVELMSVSCSPRGVRWPWSTRFMKDGVCVAEASVELALVSVRPVRRVLRHPPEAVAEAFRALAEGPKYRD from the coding sequence ATGCTGAATGAGAGCGTTACCAGGGTTCCCTGGCGACTGCACAAGCGAGTGCTTCCACAGCACACAGACCATGGCGGTGTGATGTGGCATGGGGCCTATGTGGGATGGCTTGAGGAGGCTCGGGTAGAGGCGCTGTCCGCCACTAGCTACCCCTACAACAAGATGGCTTCAGCTGGGCTGGAAATGCCTGTTGTTCAGCTGCAGATTCGTTACCGGGAGGCGTTGATGCTTGGGGATGAGGTGGAGCTAATGAGTGTCTCCTGCTCTCCCCGGGGTGTTCGCTGGCCATGGTCCACCCGGTTCATGAAAGATGGCGTTTGCGTGGCTGAAGCTTCGGTAGAGCTGGCTTTGGTGAGCGTACGTCCAGTTCGAAGGGTTTTGCGGCACCCGCCTGAAGCGGTAGCAGAGGCATTCAGGGCTTTGGCTGAGGGGCCAAAGTACAGGGACTGA
- a CDS encoding universal stress protein, whose amino-acid sequence MFKNLLIADSGKGHVGEMINMLRDLPAFKAARINLLHVVPEQTMAATQQHWESAGSLLAGSVEKLGLNPQDVNSIIRQGDTKQTVLNVADELNVDLIVMGSRGLGRIRSILSNSASQYVFQLSTRPMLLVRDDLYIRHINRVLVTIDGTGVGDDALKLACEMVLEIPGGQLTGVHVARQDPTPSRGAAMKSDTYLDRAVQRARKLGVELKPLHVTDADIGKGVCLAAEKINADLVVLASQDRRPLVARGLVDLDKLLGGSVSDYIRVHAPAPVLLVREPEQR is encoded by the coding sequence GTGTTCAAGAACCTTCTGATCGCCGATTCAGGCAAAGGCCACGTCGGTGAAATGATCAACATGCTGCGTGACCTCCCGGCTTTCAAGGCCGCCAGGATCAACCTGCTTCATGTGGTCCCTGAGCAGACCATGGCAGCAACGCAACAGCACTGGGAAAGCGCAGGCAGCCTTCTGGCTGGGTCTGTAGAGAAGCTGGGACTGAATCCACAAGACGTGAATTCGATCATCCGCCAGGGGGACACCAAGCAGACCGTTCTCAATGTGGCGGATGAACTGAACGTTGACCTGATCGTGATGGGATCGCGAGGTCTTGGCAGGATTCGTTCAATCCTGTCCAACAGTGCCAGCCAGTACGTCTTCCAACTGTCGACGCGACCGATGTTGCTGGTCCGCGACGATCTTTACATTCGTCATATCAACCGGGTTCTGGTCACCATCGATGGCACAGGAGTCGGCGATGACGCCCTCAAGCTCGCCTGCGAAATGGTGCTCGAGATTCCAGGAGGACAGCTCACCGGCGTTCACGTAGCACGACAAGACCCCACCCCATCACGAGGAGCAGCCATGAAGAGCGATACCTACCTCGACCGCGCCGTACAGAGAGCTCGAAAGCTGGGGGTTGAACTCAAGCCATTACACGTCACCGACGCCGACATCGGCAAAGGGGTGTGCTTAGCAGCAGAGAAGATCAATGCTGATCTGGTCGTACTGGCTTCTCAGGACCGTCGCCCCCTAGTAGCAAGAGGACTGGTTGACCTCGACAAACTGCTTGGCGGTTCAGTGAGCGACTACATCAGAGTTCACGCTCCTGCCCCGGTGCTTTTAGTGAGAGAACCGGAGCAGAGGTGA
- the psbM gene encoding photosystem II reaction center protein PsbM, giving the protein METNDLGFVASLLFVLVPTVFLIILFIQTNSREG; this is encoded by the coding sequence ATGGAAACCAACGATCTCGGCTTCGTGGCCAGCCTGCTGTTTGTTCTGGTGCCGACCGTCTTCCTGATCATCCTGTTCATTCAGACCAACAGCCGTGAGGGCTGA
- a CDS encoding 2Fe-2S iron-sulfur cluster-binding protein: MPVIRFVREGRDVECFPGENLRAVAVREGIQLYGLKGQLGNCGGCGQCSTCFVKVEGEKSTAAMSPRTAVEEAKLRRRPEGWRLACQSLVEQSVVVLTKPQASMPEQDKRVAAALAAPLPPGPLEWPGAPAVEEDTDDESSTDESMRSLEVSGQGSPATPGEER; this comes from the coding sequence ATGCCTGTCATCCGTTTTGTGCGTGAGGGTCGGGATGTGGAGTGCTTCCCGGGTGAAAACCTGCGCGCTGTGGCCGTGCGGGAGGGGATTCAGCTCTACGGGCTCAAAGGTCAGCTTGGTAACTGTGGTGGCTGTGGTCAGTGCAGTACGTGCTTCGTGAAGGTTGAAGGAGAAAAGTCGACAGCCGCAATGAGTCCAAGAACTGCTGTGGAGGAAGCGAAGCTCAGGCGCAGGCCAGAAGGGTGGCGCCTGGCTTGTCAATCTTTGGTTGAACAGTCAGTGGTGGTGTTAACAAAACCACAGGCTTCCATGCCTGAACAGGACAAGCGGGTGGCTGCCGCCTTGGCGGCACCTCTCCCTCCCGGTCCCTTGGAATGGCCTGGTGCGCCTGCTGTTGAGGAGGACACGGATGATGAGTCGTCTACTGATGAATCCATGCGGTCGCTGGAAGTCTCAGGTCAAGGTTCGCCTGCAACGCCCGGTGAAGAGCGCTGA
- the psbB gene encoding photosystem II chlorophyll-binding protein CP47, with the protein MGLPWYRVHTVVINDPGRLLAVHLMHTALVAGWAGSMALYELAIFDPSDPVLNPMWRQGMFVMPFMARLGVTDSWGGWSITGATGVDPGFWSFEGVAAAHIVFSGLLMLAAIWHWTFWDLEIWQDPRTGEPALDLPKIFGIHLLLAGLGCFGFGAFHLTGVFGPGMWISDPYGITGHLEPVQPSWGPEGFNPFNPGGIVAHHIAAGIVGIIAGIFHITTRPPERLYKALRMGNIETVLASAIAAVFFAAFVVAGTMWYGAAATPIELFGPTRYQWDQSYFKTEINRRVQTAMDQGQSESEAYASIPEKLAFYDYVGNSPAKGGLFRVGPMVNGDGLPTGWLGHIAFTDKDGRDLQVRRLPNFFENFPVILEDTNGIVRADIPFRRAEAKYSFEQQGVTATVFGGALDGQTFTDPADVKRLARKAQLGEAFEFDRETYNSDGVFRSSPRGWFTFGHATFALLFFFGHIWHGARTLYRDVFAGIDPDLGEQVEFGLFQKLGDRSTRRLPEGYVPPAGTPLS; encoded by the coding sequence ATGGGATTGCCCTGGTATCGGGTGCACACCGTCGTAATTAACGACCCAGGCCGCCTTCTGGCCGTGCACCTCATGCACACTGCCCTCGTCGCCGGCTGGGCCGGCTCGATGGCTCTTTACGAACTCGCCATCTTCGACCCCTCCGATCCAGTCCTGAACCCGATGTGGCGTCAGGGCATGTTCGTGATGCCCTTCATGGCCCGCTTGGGCGTGACGGACAGTTGGGGAGGCTGGAGCATTACCGGAGCCACGGGCGTTGATCCTGGCTTCTGGAGCTTCGAAGGTGTCGCTGCTGCTCACATCGTGTTCAGCGGCCTGCTCATGCTGGCCGCCATCTGGCACTGGACTTTCTGGGATCTTGAAATCTGGCAAGACCCTCGCACTGGGGAGCCAGCTCTAGACCTTCCCAAAATTTTCGGCATTCACCTGCTTTTGGCTGGTCTCGGCTGCTTCGGATTCGGAGCTTTTCACCTCACGGGTGTCTTCGGACCAGGAATGTGGATTTCTGATCCCTACGGCATTACAGGCCACTTAGAGCCTGTCCAACCGTCCTGGGGGCCCGAAGGTTTCAACCCTTTCAACCCTGGCGGGATCGTTGCCCACCACATCGCAGCAGGAATTGTCGGCATCATTGCCGGAATTTTCCACATCACGACTCGTCCACCGGAACGCCTTTACAAGGCATTAAGGATGGGAAACATTGAAACTGTTTTGGCCAGCGCAATTGCTGCTGTGTTCTTTGCGGCCTTCGTGGTTGCAGGAACCATGTGGTACGGAGCTGCTGCAACTCCTATCGAGTTGTTTGGCCCCACTCGTTATCAATGGGATCAGAGTTACTTCAAGACCGAGATCAATCGTCGTGTCCAAACCGCGATGGATCAAGGTCAATCAGAATCTGAGGCTTACGCCTCGATTCCCGAGAAACTTGCTTTCTATGACTACGTCGGAAACAGTCCTGCAAAAGGCGGCCTCTTCCGAGTAGGTCCCATGGTCAATGGTGATGGTCTACCAACCGGCTGGCTGGGACACATTGCCTTCACCGATAAAGACGGACGCGATCTTCAAGTTCGCCGCTTGCCCAACTTCTTCGAGAACTTCCCAGTGATTCTGGAAGACACCAATGGCATCGTACGGGCTGATATTCCGTTCCGTCGTGCTGAAGCGAAGTACTCCTTCGAACAGCAGGGTGTGACCGCGACCGTTTTCGGTGGTGCGCTCGACGGTCAAACCTTCACTGATCCTGCTGACGTGAAGCGACTAGCGCGTAAAGCTCAGCTGGGAGAAGCATTCGAATTCGACCGTGAGACTTACAACTCCGATGGCGTCTTCCGCAGTTCACCTCGCGGCTGGTTCACCTTCGGACACGCCACATTCGCGCTGCTGTTCTTCTTCGGCCACATCTGGCATGGAGCTCGTACGTTGTATCGCGATGTGTTCGCGGGTATTGATCCCGACCTTGGCGAACAGGTTGAATTCGGTCTCTTCCAAAAACTTGGAGACCGCTCCACTCGTCGACTGCCAGAGGGCTACGTGCCCCCTGCAGGCACACCGCTCAGCTGA
- a CDS encoding photosystem II reaction center protein T, producing the protein MESFAYILILTLAIATLFFAIAFRDPPKIGK; encoded by the coding sequence ATGGAAAGCTTCGCTTACATCCTCATCCTCACTCTCGCGATTGCAACACTGTTTTTCGCAATCGCATTCCGCGATCCTCCGAAGATCGGCAAGTGA
- the nrdR gene encoding transcriptional regulator NrdR — protein sequence MQCPSCQNTDSRVLESRAADGGRSVRRRRECLNCEFRFTTYERVETVPITVIKRNGNRETFSRSKLLHGLSRACEKTGIPPERLETMVEELELSLQQRSGREVSSSDIGELVLEKLKLLSEVAYIRFASVYRQFSGVSDFVATLEGINATKAELTAAI from the coding sequence GTGCAGTGCCCCTCCTGCCAGAACACCGATAGCCGGGTGCTCGAATCAAGAGCCGCCGATGGAGGTAGAAGCGTGCGTCGTCGCCGGGAGTGCCTCAATTGCGAATTTCGTTTCACAACCTATGAACGGGTTGAAACCGTTCCAATCACAGTGATCAAGCGAAACGGAAATCGTGAAACTTTTAGTCGTAGCAAACTGCTTCATGGGTTGAGCAGAGCCTGTGAAAAAACTGGGATTCCTCCAGAACGCCTTGAAACAATGGTTGAAGAGCTGGAGCTGAGCCTTCAACAGCGCAGCGGCCGTGAAGTCTCCAGCAGCGACATCGGCGAACTGGTGCTCGAAAAGTTGAAACTTCTCAGCGAAGTCGCCTACATCCGTTTTGCATCTGTTTATCGCCAGTTCAGCGGTGTGAGTGATTTTGTGGCCACCCTGGAAGGCATCAATGCAACCAAGGCAGAGCTCACAGCTGCGATCTGA
- a CDS encoding 30S ribosomal protein S1 produces the protein MTVTPTDPSQESAVDTAEAVTSETEAVAERSADQADFGTDEDLGIPDDIPTADDPSSRATTRDMDSAGFTLDEFAALLSKYDYNFKPGDIVNGTVFALESKGAMIDIGAKTAAFMPLQEVSINRVEGLSDVLQPGEIREFFIMSEENEDGQLSLSIRRIEYQRAWERVRQLQKEDATIYSEVFATNRGGALVRVEGLRGFIPGSHISTRKPKEELVADFLPLKFLEVDEERNRLVLSHRRALVERKMNRLEVGEVVVGTVRGIKPYGAFIDIGGVSGLLHISEISHEHIETPHSVLNVNDQMKVMIIDLDAERGRISLSTKALEPEPGDMLTDPQKVFDKAEEMAARYKQMLLEQAEEGEEPLGSMMI, from the coding sequence ATGACTGTCACTCCCACAGATCCTTCCCAGGAATCTGCAGTGGACACCGCAGAAGCGGTCACATCCGAGACCGAAGCAGTGGCTGAAAGATCAGCAGATCAAGCCGACTTCGGTACCGATGAAGACCTCGGCATTCCCGACGACATCCCCACGGCTGATGATCCCAGCAGCCGGGCAACCACCCGGGACATGGACAGTGCTGGATTCACCCTGGATGAGTTCGCAGCCTTACTGAGCAAATACGACTACAACTTCAAGCCCGGCGACATCGTCAACGGCACGGTTTTCGCCCTGGAATCAAAGGGCGCCATGATCGATATCGGCGCAAAAACAGCTGCATTCATGCCTCTTCAAGAGGTGTCGATTAATCGCGTTGAAGGACTGAGCGATGTGCTGCAACCCGGAGAAATCCGGGAGTTCTTCATCATGAGCGAGGAGAACGAAGACGGACAGCTCTCCCTCTCTATTCGCCGGATCGAATACCAGCGAGCCTGGGAACGTGTTCGCCAACTGCAGAAGGAAGACGCCACGATCTACTCCGAGGTGTTTGCCACCAACAGAGGCGGAGCCCTGGTGAGGGTTGAAGGTCTGCGTGGATTCATCCCTGGATCCCACATCAGCACCCGAAAGCCAAAAGAGGAACTTGTTGCCGACTTCCTCCCCCTCAAGTTCCTTGAGGTGGACGAGGAGCGCAATCGTCTGGTGCTGAGCCACAGGCGCGCTTTGGTCGAACGCAAGATGAATCGCCTCGAAGTGGGAGAGGTTGTTGTGGGCACCGTTCGCGGAATCAAGCCCTATGGCGCCTTTATCGACATCGGCGGTGTCAGCGGCCTGCTGCATATTTCTGAAATCAGTCACGAGCACATCGAAACTCCGCACTCGGTGCTGAACGTGAATGATCAGATGAAAGTGATGATCATCGATCTCGACGCCGAACGTGGCCGAATCTCCCTGTCCACCAAGGCGCTTGAACCGGAACCGGGTGACATGCTCACTGATCCGCAGAAAGTGTTCGACAAGGCCGAAGAAATGGCCGCTCGCTACAAGCAGATGTTGCTTGAGCAAGCCGAGGAAGGTGAAGAGCCCCTGGGTTCCATGATGATCTGA
- a CDS encoding HAD family hydrolase, translated as MAHLKLNGLDLGPVQGVLFDKDGTLSHSEPRLIELADARLAEADRRFRARGASASALQELADLLARTYGRCREGIIPDGTLAVASRHHNLLSTATVFCQMNLSWPQSLVLAQEVFDQVDSRRQALLPDGHQIGLLPDSARLLRELAAAGIICAVISNDSTEGIQNFLQQHQLNDCISGVWSADHHPAKPNPEAVQGLCSQLDLKVGNCALIGDADTDLLMARQAGIGLTLGYVAGWHREPTLTAHEHLISHWNELTTTTDEMSKAS; from the coding sequence ATGGCTCATCTCAAGCTCAATGGCCTCGATCTGGGTCCAGTTCAGGGGGTGCTGTTCGATAAGGACGGCACCCTTTCCCATAGCGAGCCACGTTTAATTGAACTGGCTGACGCCAGGCTTGCAGAAGCAGATCGCCGATTCCGCGCGAGGGGCGCCTCAGCCAGCGCTCTTCAAGAGCTTGCTGATCTGCTGGCGAGAACCTACGGACGATGCAGGGAAGGCATCATCCCAGACGGCACACTTGCCGTGGCATCGAGGCATCACAACCTGCTGAGCACTGCAACGGTGTTCTGTCAGATGAATCTGAGTTGGCCTCAATCCCTGGTCCTAGCTCAGGAGGTGTTTGATCAAGTCGATAGCCGCAGACAAGCGCTGCTTCCAGACGGACATCAGATTGGCTTGTTACCCGATTCAGCAAGGCTTCTGAGAGAGCTGGCCGCTGCAGGAATTATCTGTGCCGTGATCAGCAATGACAGCACGGAGGGCATTCAGAACTTTCTCCAGCAGCACCAACTCAATGACTGCATCAGCGGAGTGTGGAGTGCTGATCACCACCCAGCCAAACCGAACCCAGAAGCTGTTCAGGGGCTGTGCTCACAGTTGGACCTGAAAGTGGGGAATTGCGCCTTGATCGGAGATGCAGACACCGATCTGCTGATGGCACGACAGGCAGGGATTGGTCTGACCCTTGGCTATGTAGCCGGATGGCATCGCGAACCAACGCTCACCGCCCATGAACATCTGATCAGTCACTGGAACGAACTGACCACAACCACAGACGAAATGTCTAAGGCCTCATAA
- the metK gene encoding methionine adenosyltransferase yields MSRYVFTSESVTEGHPDKICDQVSDAVLDALLAQDPTSRVACETVVNTGLCMITGEVTSKAQVDFIHLVRNVIKEIGYSGARAGGFDANSCAVLVALDQQSPDIAQGVNEADDHAGDPLDLVGAGDQGIMFGYACNETPELMPLPISLAHRLARRLAEVRHNGTLDYLLPDGKTQVSVVYDNDKPVAIDTILISTQHTAEVGGISDEQGIRERITEDLWTHVVEPSTADLVLKPSREATKYLVNPTGKFVVGGPQGDAGLTGRKIIVDTYGGYARHGGGAFSGKDPTKVDRSAAYAARYVAKCLVAAGLAERAEVQLSYAIGVAKPVSILVESFGTSQLANDALTNLVQEHFDLRPGAIIENFGLRNLSQQRGGRFYQDTAAYGHFGRNDLKAPWENVDAKAAELRNA; encoded by the coding sequence ATGAGTCGATACGTCTTCACCTCCGAATCCGTTACGGAGGGTCATCCTGACAAGATCTGTGATCAGGTCAGTGATGCCGTACTCGACGCTCTTCTGGCGCAGGATCCCACCAGCCGTGTGGCTTGTGAAACAGTTGTGAACACAGGTCTGTGCATGATCACAGGCGAAGTGACATCCAAAGCGCAGGTGGACTTCATCCACCTTGTTCGCAACGTGATCAAGGAGATCGGTTACAGCGGAGCCCGCGCCGGTGGCTTTGATGCCAACAGCTGTGCTGTCTTGGTCGCCCTCGACCAACAGTCTCCCGACATTGCTCAGGGTGTGAATGAAGCCGATGACCACGCCGGCGATCCCCTTGATTTGGTTGGCGCTGGCGATCAAGGGATCATGTTCGGATACGCCTGCAACGAGACACCCGAGCTGATGCCCCTGCCCATCAGCCTGGCCCACCGTCTGGCGAGAAGGCTGGCGGAAGTCCGTCACAACGGCACTCTCGATTACCTCTTGCCTGACGGCAAAACACAGGTGAGCGTGGTCTACGACAATGACAAGCCGGTTGCGATCGACACAATCCTGATCTCCACCCAGCACACCGCTGAAGTGGGCGGCATCAGTGACGAGCAGGGCATCCGCGAACGCATCACAGAGGACCTCTGGACCCATGTCGTGGAGCCATCAACGGCTGATCTGGTCCTGAAACCAAGCCGCGAAGCAACTAAATATCTCGTCAACCCAACCGGAAAGTTTGTTGTGGGTGGCCCCCAAGGAGATGCCGGACTGACTGGTCGCAAAATCATTGTTGACACCTACGGGGGTTATGCCCGTCATGGAGGCGGTGCCTTCTCGGGCAAAGATCCCACCAAAGTCGACCGATCAGCAGCCTATGCAGCGCGGTATGTGGCGAAATGCCTTGTGGCAGCGGGCCTGGCCGAAAGGGCCGAAGTGCAGTTGAGCTATGCCATCGGCGTCGCCAAGCCGGTATCGATCCTGGTCGAATCCTTCGGAACAAGCCAGTTGGCCAACGACGCTCTGACAAATCTGGTTCAAGAGCACTTCGACCTGCGACCCGGAGCCATCATTGAAAACTTCGGACTGCGCAATCTGTCTCAGCAACGTGGTGGACGCTTCTACCAGGACACTGCGGCCTATGGACACTTTGGTCGCAATGACCTGAAGGCTCCCTGGGAGAACGTTGACGCCAAGGCGGCAGAACTGCGCAACGCCTAA
- a CDS encoding FGGY-family carbohydrate kinase: protein MMQHSLALGIDLGTSGVRVAVLNHQRDLLHTDSTDYGRSLDHPDDWLNSCIQLIKTIPEELRSQIRSLAVDGTSGTLLACDPEGIPKGKALPYNIACPEQLDRVHELVQTGQPASSASGSLARALRLLQQHSQPLILRHQADWISGWLLGDWSFGEEGNNLRLGWSLTGQRWPDTFEQQTWRAALPEIRPSGSRLGVIDSARAKQLGLSKDMLVIAGTTDANAAVLTADAADDEGITVLGSTLVLKRFTTIPLRDGAGASTHRVGGRWLGGGASNSGGAVLRECFPGIDLDELSRQIDPDQDSGLQLRPLIGQGERFPVDDPDLEPILTPRPVSDALYLHGLLEGLSQIECQGWTRLTELGAPAPKRLVTLGGGARNPQWRRLRQRLIGIPIRSCYSPPAAGVARLALTALQQQHDQITHFGRELTELP from the coding sequence TTGATGCAACATTCACTGGCACTCGGAATCGATCTGGGCACCAGTGGAGTTCGAGTTGCGGTTCTCAATCATCAGCGTGATCTGCTGCACACCGATTCCACTGATTACGGCCGAAGCCTGGATCATCCGGATGATTGGCTGAACAGCTGCATCCAGCTGATCAAGACAATCCCAGAGGAGCTCCGCAGCCAAATCAGGTCTCTTGCCGTTGATGGAACTTCAGGGACACTGTTGGCCTGCGATCCAGAAGGCATTCCCAAGGGAAAGGCTTTGCCTTACAACATCGCCTGTCCGGAACAGCTTGATCGGGTGCATGAGTTGGTGCAAACAGGTCAGCCGGCGTCGAGCGCCAGTGGCAGCTTGGCCCGCGCGCTGAGGCTCTTGCAACAACACTCACAGCCGCTGATCCTCCGTCATCAGGCTGATTGGATCAGCGGCTGGCTGCTTGGAGACTGGAGTTTTGGCGAAGAAGGCAACAACCTTCGCCTGGGCTGGTCACTCACCGGTCAGCGCTGGCCGGATACCTTTGAACAACAGACCTGGCGTGCGGCCCTCCCGGAGATCCGACCGAGCGGCTCAAGGCTGGGAGTCATCGACAGTGCCCGAGCCAAACAGCTAGGGCTGTCGAAGGACATGCTCGTGATCGCGGGCACGACCGATGCCAATGCGGCAGTGCTCACCGCCGATGCCGCCGACGATGAAGGCATCACCGTGTTGGGAAGCACGCTTGTGCTCAAACGCTTCACCACCATCCCTTTGCGAGATGGTGCAGGGGCCTCCACCCACCGAGTGGGCGGCCGCTGGCTTGGAGGTGGTGCCTCCAACAGCGGTGGTGCGGTGCTGCGTGAGTGCTTTCCAGGGATCGACCTGGACGAACTGAGCCGGCAGATCGACCCTGACCAGGACAGTGGCCTACAACTGAGGCCCCTGATCGGTCAAGGAGAGCGCTTCCCTGTTGATGACCCCGATCTTGAACCGATCCTGACTCCAAGACCCGTCAGTGATGCGCTCTATCTGCATGGTCTGCTGGAAGGCTTAAGTCAGATCGAATGCCAGGGCTGGACAAGGCTCACTGAACTGGGAGCACCCGCTCCGAAACGCCTGGTGACATTGGGGGGCGGAGCCAGAAACCCGCAATGGCGACGCTTGCGGCAACGCTTGATCGGTATTCCGATCCGCAGTTGTTACAGCCCTCCTGCTGCAGGGGTCGCGCGACTCGCACTCACCGCTCTGCAACAGCAGCATGATCAAATCACCCATTTCGGGAGAGAATTGACTGAGCTTCCATGA